A window of the Deinococcus planocerae genome harbors these coding sequences:
- a CDS encoding BTAD domain-containing protein: MKRLRTALKYFQSSGCAREEVWVLLHLAEAHSRLGSPEAARQALREAADAHVGLGGQQHLGLELRALPQVRHLLDALGKHEYERVLCAPSEQTVQVAEVTLVTLGPPAILVNGQRVRLQMRKSVEVLAYLLQHGESTLLTLQTEVFADVLPVRAKNYIHQVRLELKRLVPRLSVPYDPAGQVYRVQCEGTHLTWDLQQVRDALLNMEPDVMLTAKFNVKDFLQGSESEWVETERERMSRWIVRVGLETMDTWYSQGDYAKCVKLAQRLIEVDPLDEGLHDFLIRATAHVGGISAARTACWESRTLFVREVGHVPPLLERLAQQLQEQQLN; this comes from the coding sequence TTGAAACGGCTGAGGACGGCCCTGAAGTATTTCCAGAGCAGCGGTTGTGCCCGTGAGGAGGTGTGGGTCCTCCTGCATCTGGCAGAAGCCCACAGTCGCCTCGGCTCTCCCGAAGCCGCCCGGCAAGCTTTACGTGAAGCGGCGGACGCCCACGTCGGGTTGGGAGGTCAGCAGCACCTGGGCCTCGAACTGCGCGCCCTGCCACAGGTCCGCCATCTGCTCGACGCGCTCGGTAAGCACGAGTACGAGCGGGTCCTGTGCGCTCCTTCAGAGCAAACGGTGCAGGTCGCCGAGGTGACGCTGGTGACCCTGGGTCCCCCGGCGATCCTCGTGAACGGCCAGCGGGTGCGGCTCCAGATGAGGAAGTCAGTCGAGGTCCTTGCTTACCTGCTCCAGCACGGCGAGAGTACGCTTTTAACGTTGCAAACGGAGGTCTTCGCGGACGTCCTTCCCGTCCGGGCGAAGAACTACATCCACCAGGTGCGGTTGGAACTCAAGCGCCTGGTGCCCAGGCTCTCCGTCCCCTACGACCCTGCCGGGCAGGTGTACCGGGTGCAGTGTGAGGGGACCCACCTGACGTGGGACTTGCAACAGGTGCGGGATGCCTTGCTGAATATGGAGCCAGATGTCATGCTCACCGCCAAGTTCAATGTCAAGGATTTTCTACAGGGTTCGGAGAGCGAATGGGTGGAGACGGAGCGTGAGCGCATGAGCCGCTGGATCGTCCGGGTGGGGCTGGAGACGATGGACACCTGGTACAGCCAGGGCGACTACGCCAAGTGCGTCAAGCTCGCCCAACGGCTGATCGAGGTCGATCCCCTCGACGAGGGCCTGCACGATTTCCTGATCCGGGCCACCGCCCACGTCGGCGGGATCAGCGCGGCGCGGACGGCGTGCTGGGAGAGCCGCACGCTCTTTGTCCGGGAAGTCGGGCACGTCCCGCCGCTGCTGGAGCGGCTGGCCCAGCAGCTTCAGGAGCAACAGTTGAATTGA